A region of the Clupea harengus chromosome 7, Ch_v2.0.2, whole genome shotgun sequence genome:
TTTCtgtattgtaaatgttttattcaaattTTGAGGTACTGGATTTTTGATTTTCATGAGCTGTAAGCCGTAatcaagattaaaacaaaaaaaaggcttgaaacatggcactttatgtgtaatgattctagaatatatgaaggaaaaaaattaaCTTTTCCACgatattcaattttttttagatGCACCTGTATATACATTTGATACGCCACCTACTCATTTATAACTGATCAAGAGAACAAGGATGTACGTAGAATAGTACATTACAGTAATTGTAGTTGCAGTAGATAGGGGCATTCTTGGATGTTTTACAAAAAAGCTATTCACTGATCTTTCAGAAGACCATTCTACAAGACTACTTTTTCAACAGTAAATCCCTCTTTCCATTTAGAAACATGTGATGTCTCTGACGTCCGTTTGAAATAGAAACCAGATCaaataattataaaatgaaAGACCGTGTGAGCGAATCTGAGGAAAAGGGTGGGTAGTGGTTGTCAGTGTCTCTCTGAAAAAAGTAATATGGCAGTAATACATTTATTATATGACACTATTTCACTATGCCAATAATAATATGCACAATGGCACCTGGATATGATAGTCACAGCCCAGGTATCTCTATAGGGAGCAACAGGGTACAGCACAAGGGACCACTGTCATTGCTAATAAAGGCAGTATGTTTACACAAACTTTATTGATCATCGATTCCTTACAAAACATGAATAAACAGTCACAGTCTGTCAGGTATAGAGTGTATTCTTCCACCGAGTGGATCAATGGGAGTGAAGAcacatggtgagagagagagaaagagagagagactaccaGTCAGCTGAAGGCTTAGGGAGTAGCTGAATGGGTGTTACATAATGCAATTAGGAGGCAACAAAATGCTACAATAAAGACACGACGTTGTGTAACCTGCATTGTGTAACACCAGCATCTACAGCACTAGTACACAAAAGGACTAAAAGCTCTTGATGTCTGCAAGGCACCTTCAACACAATGCAGtacactctcctctcctgtcctgccaAGACCTGAGTGAGTAACAGGCACACtataggagcacacacacagccaccaacaGTCCCATAAATATTACCCCTGCAGTCAAGTCAATGCAACCCACAGCTCAGATCATTTGTTTGTCCTTTATGCTTTTTGTTGAGTCTACCTCATGCGTAGGCTGATTTCAGAAATACTgccctgtgtttgtgagtgcttgtgtttaATCGAAACGTCTTCCCGATTAAAGTTGTTCTGagtgcgtgtttgagtgtgtgtgtgtgtgtgtgtgtgtgtgggatgaagTTTTCATCTTCACTGGGTGTTCTCCAAGATGATGGCGATGCCTTGGCCGCCACCAATGCAGGCGGAGCCCACAGCGTACTTTCCTCCTCGCCGCCtaaggtcaaagttcacaggGTTAGATGACACGCTTATTTCGCCCATCACTCAACACATCAACACTCTGTAATATACACCTTAATAACTGTCCATGCACGCCTGTCTGCCCTGATCATTTCACTGCAGGTAGACTAGGCAGAGGGGAACTGAAATGAATGGAAACAGATGAATAAACCGAGTCCACCTTGCAATAAGTGGAAACTAATTTGGTGAAGTGAGGTCAGTTTTACTCCATTCTTGCTCAAAgccttgtgtgtatgcgtgttccCCCTGTCGAATGGGGCATGTTGTTTGCGCTCCATaggcttttatgtgtgtgtgtgtgtgtgtgtttgtatatgtatgggCAGCTGTGTTCTCAGGGGCAGGTAAGCTGTATTATAATTACCAGCTGTGTTCCCTGCaagcgtatgtgcgtgtgtgtgcttgcacgtATACCTGAACATGCATGCAGAGGTACATGCTCAAAgtgcctctggtgtgtgtgtgtgtgtgtgtgtggggggggggggaatgcacAGCTGcatatataatatgtgtgtgattgagtgacgCTGTATGTATTCAGTGTACTGTAGGTGTATAACCGGAGCTCCGGCCCAGGTGGGCTGTGATGTATTCCTGGTGTGcgtacatgagtgtgtatgtgtgtatgtgtgcttgagtgtgtatgtgtgcttgagtgtgtatgtgtgcatgagtgtgtatgtgtgcatgagtgtgtatgtgtgtgtatgtgtgcatgagtgtgtatgtgtgcatgagtgtgtctgtgtgtatgtgtgcatgagtgtgtatctgtgtgtatgtgtgcatgagtgtgtatgtgtgtatgtgtgtatgtgtgcatgtgtgcatgtgtgtgtctgtgtgcatgagtgtgtctgtgtgcttgagtgtgtatgtgtgcatgagtgtgtatgtgtgtatgagtgcatgagtgtgtatctgtgtgcatgagtgtgtatctgtgtgtatgtgtgcatgagtgtgtatctgtgtgtatgtgtgcatgagtgtgtatctgtgtgtatgtgtgcatgagtgtgtatgtgtgtatgagtgcatgagtgtgtatctgtgtgtatgagtgcatgagtgtgtatctgtgtgtatgtgtgcatgagtgtgtatctgtgtgtatgtgtgcatgagtgtgtatgagtgcatgagtgtgtatctgtgtgtatgtgtgcatgagtgtgtatgtgtgtgtctgtgtgcaagtgtttgtgtgcatacctgAGCTCATGCACCAGGTGGGCTGTGATGCGTGCTCCTGATGCCCCGAGGGGGTGTCCGATGGCGATGGCTCCTCCATTCACGTTGCTCTTCTCAGGGTCCAACCCCAGCGCTTTGGCAACAGACAGGTACTGAGGAGCAAAGGCCTCGTTCACCTGAAAAACCCACAGAGTGAGATCTACACCCAAAGGTCATCCACAGCGTATGGTTTTAGTACGTAtaaatataagtatatataaatataaatatatatatatatatatatatatatatatacacacacacatatatacattatattattattattatatatatatatatatatatataataaaatataaatatattattgcCATGAATGGCAGATGCTTACACAGCTAACCATATACAGGATATGACTTCTGTATGTAGTGCAAGCATTGTTATGTGAATATTGTGTCTGTATCACTTCATATACACCACCTATATGTTTAtggcatatttacatttacatttagtcatttagcagacgcttttgtccaaagcgacgtacaagggagagaacagtcaagctaagagcaataaaaaacatggtgtaacaataaatactactttacataagaattagaaaaacgacctagaaaggaaaaagaagtgcaggaatgtaactgctgaagtgcaagttaagcgctagtcaaggtgccagttaggaagggaggtgctctctgaagagttgggtcttcaaaagcttcttgaaggtagagagggacgcccctgctctggtatttatttgtttcaatACATAATTCATGGATTGAACATATAGTTTGTTGTGTCATACACTGCTGAGATGACTGGTGTTTGTGCTTAAGACACACCTCCACTAGATCCATGTCCTTCAAAGTAAGCCCTGCTTTCTTCAGAGCCTCTGTGATAGCTGGCACTGGCCCTGAGGAAACATGGGATATGTAGTCTTTAGATACATGCGAGCACAATGCAGACAGACCTCAACAGATATCATAATTTTTTTATGAAGTGACTATTGCAACGGAATTCCTGGGCGATAAGATTGGCACTATTCCTACAGATCCGTGTCAGTAGTTGATGAATAGAATGCGCCCCATTGGAACTTTAACATCACTGACGTTTGAGCAGGAGATCCGGGTTCCATTCCGGTTCCTGCCTAATTGTATATAGTTGATTATCGTCAGGAATTTGAACGTTATGGAGCCGCACTAATGGGGCTATGGGCCGGTGAGGCATGCCCCGGAGGGAATGCCCTACTACCCCTGCGCGACAAGCACCATGTTTCTGGAATGGGAACAAACCATATGGAAAATACGGAAAATGTGTCTGTGGCAactgtagaaaaaaaacattccatacCGATAATATTCAAACTATTGGTATGGAATCTAATTCCATAGCCAGCAATAGTGCACTAACTATAGTTCTGGTTCCGGAGTCGGGGCCATTTTTACAATCTTCATGGAAGCGGTTAACGGAGGCACTGATTTTAAATTTCTtataaaaaaacagagagctcttatgtgtgtgtgtgtgtgtgtgtgtgtttgtgtctgtgtatgtctggcacaaacatacacatcagAGGACAGCAGGAGAAAGTAATACATTATTAGATGCATACATGGATTTGCTTAATGTTTAAGTTCACAGGTTTGCTACCTACCAATTCCCATGATGCTGGGGTCACAGCCTGAAGCGTGATAGGCAACAATCCTGGCCAATGGCTTGAGGTTGTGCGCCTTCACTGCCTCTTCACTGGCTatcaccacagcagcagcaccatcaGACACGCCCTAtagggaaaagagaggaagctAATAGCCAGTACTCTATCTATTACAAAAGAAAGAACCATCTAGAACCATCTCATACTCGTTTCACTCCTCTGAGCAACCCTAAAAGTTAATTATAAGATAAACACTTCTAATGAAATCTCTTGTGTTTAAATCATGTTATACACAGGAAACTATGCCCATGTCtaacaaaataaatatgtataccAGACAGACTAGTTCGGAGTTAAAGTTCAATCTATGGTAGAGGTCTCTAAGCATAGGCCTGTGGTAGGTAAGGTTGGGAATCACCAGGGACCTCACAATTCTATGTCTGATTAATTGAATTCAAAACAATAGTATTTAGGAATCAGGAATATAAAGTAGTAGGACATTAAATAATAGTGTTGATGTAGTAGTCTACACATAGTTTGAGTGTGTCCATCGTACGCACCGATGCGTTGGCAGCCGTGACGGTGCCCCCCTTCTTGAAGACGGGGGCCAGCTTGGCCATCTGCTCCAGGGTAGTCTGGGGCCGGGGATGCTCATCCTGAGCCATGGCCACCTTCCCCTTCTTGGCCTTCACCTCGATGGGGGCAATCTCAGCAGTGTAGTGGCCTGCCTCATGGGCTGGAGACGAAaggtggtagagagagagagagagagagcatcagagATGATAGGAGTAACACAACTGCAGGAGCAGATGAGAGGCAAAGATCAGCTCATCCATAGCTCTGCCATACATGTAATCTTGTTTCTGGATAGATGTCCATTGTTTTATGATCAAATACAGTATATCAATGCTAAGAGAGAAAGCatgtgaaaggtgtgtgtgtgtgtgtgtgtgtggacccaccTGCCTTCCACCTCTGCTGGGTCTGGTAGGCGTAATTGTCACATTCCTCTCTGGTGATCTCGTACTTCTCTGCCAGGTTCTCTGCGGTGATGCCCATTGGGATTTTAATATGGAGATCTGTCAGCCCTGCCCACAGTGTGTCTTCCagctacacattcacacacacacacacacacacacacacacacacacacacacacacacacacacacacacacacacacacacacacacacacacagagagagacagaaagacagacagacacacacacacacaatattataaCCCAACAGACCCAAACAGTAACATTTCCCACAGTGTTTATGTAACAATGTCTGAATAGTCAGTTTAGTCTCTTTAGCCCTCATCATGGGAGTcattggaaagtgtgtgtgtgtgtgtgtttgtgtgtgtgtgcctgtgcatgtgtgtatatgtgtgtgccagaaAGAAGTACCTTGAGGTCAAAACCAAATCTGGTTCCAAAGCGGATGTTCCTGACAGCGTAGGGGGCCTGGCTCATGCTCTCGGAACCACCACATAGAACCACCTCAGACTCCTTCAGACAGATCTCCTGTAATATCCACATGATCCTTCACAtattaataaacacacatagaaccACCTCAGACTCCTACAGACAGATCTCCTGTAATATCCACATAATCCTTCACAtattaataaacacacatagaaccAACTCAGACTCCTTCAGACTGATCTTCAGACAGGTCTAGGGTTCCTCTTGTGCCTCATCATCTTTACTGCATATAGTGCAGCAGGTCTTGGTGATTGTCGAATGTATGCATTCGTCATGTCCCAAAGTTTACAAGTACTCCATTTCATTTGTGTAGAATTTTTTGAATTATCATTATACTTAcatatctgttgtgtgtgagtgtatgtctgaatgtatacatgtatgtgtgtgtgtgtgtgtgtgtgtgtgtgtgtgtgtgtatgtgtgtgtatgtgtgtgtctgcgtgtatacatgtatgtgtgtgtgtgtgtgtgtgtatacatatgtgtgtgtgtgtgtgtgtgtgtgtgtgtgtgtgtgtgtgtgtgctctcccacCTGAGTTCCATTAATGATGGACTGGAAGCCAGAGCCACACAGCCGGTTGACTGTGAGTGCAGGCGCTGGAATGGGCACCCCACAGCGCAGACCCACGTGCCGTGCAATATAGGGAGCATCTGCTGAGCTCtgggggagaaggggaagacaggaagacagagaggaaacccTTACATTACAGGACTAACTGGATACATTGACATACAGCTGAACAATATTACCAGCTGTATGTTATGTGTAATATGTTGTAATATAATATGAGAAATCAGATTTTGAGATACTCTTTAGATGCTAGCATTAGATGTTTTATAACTCAGTTGTTACATTTCATTGCATTGATTGTATTCATTTATCATGTTATTATAACTCACTTATGACATAGGAGCTATAATGGACGGATTATATTCAGGCACAGTATGTATGCTACACAAATGTTGCTGCTGAACAATCATACCCTCTTtccctgttacacacacacacacacacacacacacacacacacacacacacacacacacaagactgtgGAATCAACCTTAAGTGGGATGTTATACGCCTGTGTATTACCTACGTAAAACCATAAAGGGTTATCTCAAGGGTTATTATGTACATGCTGTGTCACCCTGACTTAGGTGCAGGCCGCCTATGGAATTGACGGATATAGATCCGCAGTGGACTATGGTTGCTAACTCTGGTGGAAGAGACATGTCACCTCACCTGCATGACATTTCCTATGATGACGCTGTTGACAAGCTCTGGGGCGACGTTCCCAGCAACCAGGGCAGCTTTGGCTGCATGTTCAGCCAGATCAGTGGCACTGTGGTCCTTCAGCACACCCCCATACGTCCCAAAAGGGGTGCGCTTTGCAGACACGATGAAAACACCTAAAGAggcgcacacgtacacacacacacacaaatgcacataggcaggtacacacacacacacacacacacaccaaggaaaACATCAAGGTTAAGTTAGTCACAAGGTACCTTTGAGATTAAAAAATATGCTTTCCTACTATAACAAAGCCAATTCCTCATTATCATATGACAAGTGAAAGCCTTGGAGTTTCTTTGCGATTATTACCAGACATTAGAGTTGCACCATTTTGAGTTTTATGTATTGAAGAAGTAGGAGTGACCAAAGGGCATCATACGAACCCCCAACAATCTCAAAGACTTTTATCGCTTTCCCTTTTCCTTAAAAAGAAGCCCGTTTTAAAGAAGGGCTAGGCATGGGTAAACCACGGAGTCCGAAACAGCTGTTATCCTACGCACTACAATGGCCTACATCACCCATCAATATACACTGACATTGGTTTGACATAGGCTGTGATAGCACCTCAACAATACGGTCACTTTAACATGTCTCCAGGACAGTGTAGACGCTCACACCACACTGACACGTGAGGGGACAAACCTTTTCACAAATAATGCTAATATGACCGagtcatttcaaaacaaaactatgctaCAGCATGTAGCCATGATCAGAGAGCGTTTGGCATGTAATAGAGCTGGGGGTTATACATAACCTATTAAGTCAGTAAACCCTTCAAGACAGTCAATTATTACGAGCGTTAACTGAATATCACCATATAACTTAGATACATATGAAATCTTTGATTGTGTTTGAATGGTAACAGCTGTGATGATTAAGTTACACAGACATTAGAGATCGCTCTGTTGCCAACACAGTTAGAATAAATAACTTTGTTTCTTGACCATAGCCTTCTTATAACTGGAAAGCAATTCAAGTTCATTCAAACCTCAGTCAAAGCTTACTCCCACCCAGATACTTGCCATACAGCCACCCCTTCGGAAACTCTAGGAAGCGCAATTCAAAGTTATGCAACTtttgtttagagagagagagtatttttcTGATATTGAgccaaaataaaagcaaaagttCATTACCTCTCAGGAGCGACATGGTGTTTCAGTTGAAGTCCACGAAGGTCAGCTGTATCCACTGTAGTGGTGGGTTAGCCTTTCCTCTAGTTTAGCAAGTCTGCGTTTAGAATGAAGACCTTTCACCCAGATAACTCGTAGTTCACTTTTTGAATTAGAACATTCGACAAATACTCTGCGTTCCacatttgtacaaaaacactgtACACAAAATTTCGACTTTATCTATACATCTGATGAACCTACACGACTTGCATTGCAAATAATAGCAAAATTATTTGGTCACTGACATTTATCAGTTTGCGGAAACTGCTGCTTGCAAAATACAGAAATATATACCTAATGTCTCAACACTCGTCCGACCGGCATGCTCAAGGTGGTCAGTCAGAATGGCATGGTAACGAGATGCAAGGTTGTATAAGCAGTGAACAACGACAGTTTTCTGTTATGTTTAATGCTTGCCGACTGGAATAAATCATGTCCTCCTCAATTATACGCGTTGTCAATACGCTGCTATCCAGGCAGAATGCAGTGCCAAGGTAAGTTGCAATGTTTAAAATCCACCTAGCTATCGG
Encoded here:
- the acaa2 gene encoding 3-ketoacyl-CoA thiolase, mitochondrial, whose amino-acid sequence is MSLLRGVFIVSAKRTPFGTYGGVLKDHSATDLAEHAAKAALVAGNVAPELVNSVIIGNVMQSSADAPYIARHVGLRCGVPIPAPALTVNRLCGSGFQSIINGTQEICLKESEVVLCGGSESMSQAPYAVRNIRFGTRFGFDLKLEDTLWAGLTDLHIKIPMGITAENLAEKYEITREECDNYAYQTQQRWKAAHEAGHYTAEIAPIEVKAKKGKVAMAQDEHPRPQTTLEQMAKLAPVFKKGGTVTAANASGVSDGAAAVVIASEEAVKAHNLKPLARIVAYHASGCDPSIMGIGPVPAITEALKKAGLTLKDMDLVEVNEAFAPQYLSVAKALGLDPEKSNVNGGAIAIGHPLGASGARITAHLVHELRRRGGKYAVGSACIGGGQGIAIILENTQ